The genomic stretch CACCAGGTAAACAAGTCGTGCGACCCGAATTTTGACCCGGTCGGGTCCGTCTGCTTTCTGGCCAGAAAAAGAGCATTTTTCAAGCGTTTAATAAGGGGTTTTCATCGGAGGATCATGTACAATTGATTTATGGAGTTTATATCGAGTAAAAAACAAGAAACTAAGTATTGATCTAAGGGGTTATATTCGAAAAAAAGTTCTTCAAAAAATTCGGGTAAAGGAATGTGTAATGGCCAAATCTATACAAAATCAAAGCATGGTATATCTTCCACAAACAATAATGAATACATACAATAATTTAATTCGGAAAAATAACCATTAAATTGAGATAGAGCAACTTTGCATTTTtgaattttatgaagaaaaaaaaccctaaaattttaaatacaaaattcttCATCATTATGTAAcgaaattaaacataaaatatatgaaCAAAAAGGTAATTTCGAGATAAACAAAAGCTCTAATATTTTAGGATCTAACTATAAAAATTGTGACATAAAATAATAACGAAAATTACTTAGGGTTTATCAATGGTTATTCTCAATTTAggttaaacaaaaaattataggTCCTAAATTGTATACAATTGGCAATCTGATACCACATGTTAGATATTCATACAACATTTTATCAATAATTTTGCATACAACTTAGAACactataaacaattaaataatatAGAAAACATATTTGATTCAGCCATGGAGAAAACGTGAATTGTTAGTGCAATACTAACCAACTAAGACTTCCTCCCTAGGACCTCTATTTCTGAAGCAGATTATCAGATTACACAATAGCGATGagactatatgtatatataaagttAGGGAGGGGACTTAGCTTATATTAACTTAGTCGGACTAGGCCTCCTCATCAAAAGTTTCAGTTAACTAGAAAGTTCACACTTCTGCTTCAACTAGACTACTATAGATACTAAGTCCATCAACAAAATATCACTAAAATTAAATGGGCTAGATCAGCAAAGGACTATTTATCAACcaatattttataaaacattaaaatattattgtaagCCCAAATAAAAGTATAACAGTGTCAACACCTTGCTTGACATACTTGATACCCTATCAAAAGTTCTCAATAcacggaaaaaaaaaattattaaaaaatgtcattttgcaaaatGATAATGTGTCTTTTTTCACCAATACTCATATAGAACTGTGTTTTAATATTCACAAAACAAAAGGATTGTAAGCAAAATGATATATTgccttattaaaaaaaaaaaatttattttttactaTTCTTAGTTCTTTAGGTACAATTagtaaaataaaaaagtataaatAGAACTTTATGATGTGCTGAAGAAGAAACTAAATAACTTCTTTAATACTCAGATGCtcgaattaaatatatatataaatacaaatttaatttaattttttttggacaaTTCCATCAATTAATTTGTTGAATTATTCGTTCCGAAAGGGAATTACCGAAAGCAACTCCATTGAAGAATCTTTCCTAGCTAAGTTCAGCCAAAGAAAAAGACCTTCTCTAAAATAATGGGTTCCACAATTGATTCCGGTGGCATAAGCTGAGCTAGCATCTGCTTCAGCATACATTTTCTTTATGTGGTTATGTTCTCGCTTTCACTATGTAAAAAGCattctgaataattaaaaaaaaaaaccacaaatAAGCGTTcttaatatattataaatatttatatcatttatataaatttatatgccCGTGAAATTTGGTTTATAGATCATGTACCATATGTATACGTACTATGCATTGGGCCTAAGTCTAAAAAAATAGCTACATATATTCTACCTTTTGAATACATATaagaagaatatatatatatactagatacaagtaatatttttatttataaaatttattaattatttttattatatttatattaatgttatataaattttgaataaatattctattttaatttatttatttatttatttttgtttaagtttatgtttgttctagtttttgaatttaggaATGACAACaatacattatatattatatgtttaatgtaatattaaatattatacgttgattttaaatttaagtttcttgctagttttttttttttaatatttttttgttaattcacagtagattatattatatgtttaatataatattattggatttaaatttaattaaattttatttaagttataaaaggtatgattttattatttttaaataaaatatcccaaaaatatcatattttaaattgtttaattatttattattgtaaaatatctaaaaatatcttattttaatttacttaattatttatatatatatgtttttgttcAAGGCAGATCATGATCTTCAAGCAAAACATTATAATGAATAATGACAGTTCGTGATCATAAGGCTAGGTGTAAATGGTCAGGAAAATAGAGGGCTGAGATCGTCTGCAAAACAATTTTGGAGAGAATTAATTTTGAGTACCGAATGAACACGCCATGACAAATGAAACAATATTATATGTGTGTCCTTTGGGGTTAGGACAAATAAGGATTTTAAAGAGCGTGGCTCTTCCATACCATCCTCATGCAAACAAAATAAATAGATCATGATCAGAACCCAAACCATTCATCCAATCCAACAAAATATGAACACTTTACAAGAACCCCTTTCTTTAAGCAATATTACAACAATAAATCTATTCACACGTTAagcttttagttttatttttgtacAATATATAATAATACATAGGTATATAAACTTTAAACTCCACCACAACTCCCgtgaaattattaataaaaaatgaaaataaaagacaAAAGGGCAGAGCACTTTTATTGTCATttacattaaataaaatataaaaatattatataccaGTTGTATATGatattttctctattttctttGTACTTGAACAGCTTTGATAGTTTCCAAATTTTACCTAATATACCAGATTATCTCTTTTTAGTCTCttcaataaataatatttcttgagctttgttttttatttttctatgttattCAAAAAGTGCAGTATCGATGCTAAAAGAATAAAGCCTATCTGGAACACTTATACAGCACGTACTGAAATGTAATATTTTTTCAATCTATATTATTAAGATATTTATTgtgattacatttatatatatatatatataaatgatgtataatttgaataataaataaaaagtccCCATccctcaaataataataataaagaaaaagtaAATATACATAGTTGCATATAgatttggaattgagttttggggtgtaTGGTGGAGAATATAATAAAAAGTGTAGAAAGGATAAGGATGTTAGAGTAATATACCCTGAAAAAGAATAAGATTGCAATAGAGAGAACCAAAGCCACCCGATGCATATTGAcaaattcatttaaaaaaaaaagagtatacTTATTGAAACCTGGAGCCTTTTTAGGGATCCTCATCCTTCCATCAACTCGATTTCTAAGTGTCAAGTCCATTCAAAGACTAATATCTCTCTCTTCTCATCTCTCGCAACTTTTTTAAAGCTCAAGTCTTAATATCCCTAGCTAGCTTAAGTCTTAAAGTTCAAAGCCATATTCTGtctctcttttctctctattactctcatatatataaatatgtatatatagctGATCGATGGACAGTTTTCTCAGTTCAAAgtgtcatataaatatatattaataagtaTAATATAGGGTGTTCAATGGCGAGAAACGAATGGATAAATGGGTATTTGGAGGCAATCTTAGATATGGGGAAAAAGAGTGATGGGAAGCTGAACAATATTGCCAAGTTTGAAGTCAAAGAGAAAGATCATCAGGAGAAGTTGTTTAGTCCCACTAAATACTTTGTCGAAGAAGTTGTCAATAGCTTCGATGAGTCTGACCTCCACAGGACTTGGATTTAGGTTTGCCTCAATAATTATTTATGTTAAACTCTCCTCTTTTCAATTCTCATTTAATATTGTTTATATAAGTTAAAGTACCAGCTACGTACCTAggaaataatattaatatattagaTAAAGAGCTTGATCGTATCAATTATTCAAGCAATATCATGTAGTTCGCAATTAAGTTTTGTCGCCTAAATTATTTTTGTATTCATTTATCTCCCTCTCACGTACGTCACAAGTAACAACTCCAACATCATCATCCTCGACATATGTGTTTATGGATATTTGTCTTCGCTTTACACAAAAATTAGCATTCTCTGACTATAtatacaattttaaattaccTATGTATTATTTATGAGTATTGTCTGGACACTCACAAATTAAATATACTCATATGTGTATTATTTATAACTATATATACAATTTTAAATTACTGCCTCCAGTAAATGGCTGATATTaaagatacatatatatatattgtgtatgcatatttatcatataataatatatactaGTTCATTGTCACAGTAACAGTTTGGTGGGTCTTTCTTAGTTTGTAAAATTTGTTAAAAAGCAAGAAAGATTGGCATTCTATGATAGGCAGCGGTCTAAACAAAATTTTGGCACCAAAAACAAAAGGATGGGAAGATTGTGTGGCGGTGTTTTCTGGTACGGCCCCACCAATCATTTTGGCTTATTTGTCGCGGACCACATTAGTTGGGCCCATGATGATCTGGAGTACACTGCACAATCGGAAAAGAAACCAaaagagtttttttttatatgtaggTTTATAACACGCACCTTTTTACCAAGTGTTACTATGTACACTGTggaaacaaaagaagaagaaaacaaatcATGGACGCTGAAATGCTCGAAAATAATATAAGAAGAATAAGAAAGTCATTCAGTTTGATATATACAATTACTGAACGAGATTACATTAAATCTGAATAAACATAACACTAATATATATATGGTGATGGTTCGCAGGTCATAGCCACAAGAAATACCCGTGAACGCAGCAATAGACTGGAGAATATGTGCTGGCGCATTTGGCATCTGGCCCGCAAGAAGAAAcaggtttttttttatatatatatatacatgttcacttcttttattcaaatatttttaaatattcaaCTAGcactcttttttttattttacattgtGGGGGTGGAAGCTTTATTGTAGTACTATTAAGTTACCTATGACAAGCACTCTCATTAGGTCCTACTGCAGAGTTAAACACGAATACTATATATTTTGATTAAAAGAAGTTTTCTATATATGGCGCTCAGCATCACTACTACTATGTACAAAACAGCTTAGAAAAAGGGTGTGAATTTGATGTTGTGAGACTTAATGTATTAATTAGTGTGATGTTTTAATAATTAACGAAAAGGTAATAATAGAACAGTTATGTGGCATCCGCATCGTATATATTATTTATCTATTCATATTTAAAGTTTGTCTTTAATTATCAACTCCCAATAAGAAATTTCGGGTTAATATTTAATTAGCAATTTTCTTAACTCTGCGGGCTGAAGATTGCATGGGATGACGCCCAAAGGCTGGCAAAAAGGCGTATAGAGAGGGAACAGGGCCGGCATGACGCAGCAGAGGACCTCTCTGAGCTCTCCGAAGGTGAAAAGGACATTAGTTATAAAGGGGACCATAAAGATGCTAGTTCTACTACATTTGATCACAATGTCATCACTCGAATCAACTCCGAGATTCAAATATGGCCAGACCATGATCACGATGACAGTATTAAGTCATCTTCTTCTAGGAACCTATACATTGTCTTAATCAGTATGCATGGCTTGGTCCGCGGACAAAATATGGAGCTCGGCAGAGACTCCGACACTGGTGGTCAGGTAAAGTACGTGGTGGAACTTGCAAGAGCTCTAGCCAACACCAATGGAGTCTACCGCGTCGACCTTCTCACTCGGCAGATCACCTCCACTGATGTTGACTCATCCTACGGTGAGCCCAACGAGATGCTCTGTTGCCCCACCGACGCTGCAGGTAGCTGTGGGGCTTACATAGTCCGCCTCCCTTGCGGGCCGCGCAACGAGTACATCCCCAAGGAGTCTCTCTGGCCACATATACAGGAGTTCGTGGATGGGGCATTGGCTCACGTAGTCAACATGGCTAGAGTCTTAGGAGACCAAGTCAATGCAGGAAAGCCTACGTGGCCTTACGTGATCCACGGCCACTACGCCGACGGTGGAGAGGCCGCGGCACGGCTTTCGGCAGCGCTGAACGTGCCGATGGTGATGACGGGGCACTCGCTGGGGCGGAACAAGTTCGAGCAGTTGCTGAAACAGGGGAGGTTCTCGAAGGAGGATATCAACGCCACGTACAGGATCATGAGAAGGATTGAGGCCGAGGAGCTGGCCATTGATGCGGCCGAAATGGTGGTGACCAGTACTCGTCAAGAGATTGATGAGCAGTGGGGACTGTATGATGGGTTTGATCTCAAGTTGGAGAGAAAGCTGAGGGTGAGAAGACGCCGCGGTGTGAGTTGTCTTGGCCGTTATATGCCCAGAATGGTGGTTATACCGCCCGGGATGGACTTCTCCAACCTTACTACTACAACCGATATTACTGAATCAGACACTGCTGATCTTAAATCATTAATAAACTCTGGTAGAGGTCAACCCAAAGCCAATCTACCTCCTATATGGTCTGAGATTATGCGATTTTTCACCAACCCTCACAAGCCCATCATTCTCGCTCTGTCACGTCCTGACCCCAAGAAAAATGTCACTACGTTGCTCAAGGCCTATGGGGAGTGCCAAGCCCTTCGGGAACTTGCCAACTTGgtaataatataaaattagtacATAAACATCACTACTTATAATTTACGATTAATATACGTTAACTCGTATAGTATATATTTCGTACGTGGATGCAGACGTTGATACTTGGCAATAGGGATGACATTGAAGAAATGCATAATAGCAGCTCCGTTGTGCTTACGACAGTGCTCAAGCTCATCGACAGGTACGATTTGTATGGTCAAGTGGCCTATCCCAAGCATCACAAGCAGCATGATGTCCCCGAAATATATCGTCTTGCTGCGAAGACAAAGGTAGTACATGTATCACTTGATAGTCACtccaaaaaaaaagaaagaaattatTTGCAATACTGAAATAACTAACATGAATATCACTTTCTTCGATTGTCTTTTGTTGTAGGGAGTATTCATCAACCCAGCTCTAGTGGAACCTTTTGGTCTCACAATTATAGAGGTGAGCGCTTTATACATATGGTACTTAGTACTCCACAGAAAGAAGAGTCAACATGTTGATTCATATGTAATTTTTATTCAAAATTTAGCAACTGTACATGTTAATTTTGCAGGCTGCTGCTTATGGCTTACCTGTGGTCGCCACCAAAAATGGAGGGCCTGTTGACATTTTGAAGGTAATAATTTCAGTAAAATAAGCTACCTTATAAAAGAAGATGTATTGCATTTGTCCTCGTTAATACAAAATATTATTCTAGTGCAGGCACTAAATAATGGAGTCTTAGTCGATCCACATGACCATAAAGCCATAGAAGATGCACTGCTAAAGCTGGTGGCGGACAAAAACCTCTGGCTGGATTGCCGAAAGAATGGGCTAAAGAACATTCACAAGTTTTCGTGGATAGAGCATTGCCGGAACTACCTCTCCCATGTGGAGCACTGCCGTAACCGCCACCCCACCAGCCGCCTTGAGATCATGCCAGTTCCAGAAGAGCCCATGAGTGACTCTCTCAAGGACGTACAAGACCTTTCTTTGAGATTCTCTGTGGAAGCTACAGTAGACTTCAATGCCTCGGAAAACTTGGATCCTGCCACCAGGCAGAAGGAACTAATCGAAGCCATTACAAGAAGCCGAAGCAAGGCTTCCTCCAATGGAAATGCCGGAACTACTGCCTACTGCCCTGGCCGAAGGCAGAGGCTATTTGTTATAGCCATCGATTGTTACAACGAAGGCAATGGAGATTTTGCCGAAAGTTTGTTGCAGCCTATCTTGAAGAATGTGATGAAAGCTGCAGGCTTGGGAGGCCGGACAGGCTTTGTGCTGGTGACTGGCTCAAGCTTAGGAGAGACAGTGGAAGCATTAAAAAGATGCCAAATCAATGTTCAAGAGTTGGACGTGCTGGTGTGCTCGAGTGGAAGTGAGATGTATTACCCCTGGACGGATATGGTAGCCGATGGAGACTACGAGTCCCATATCGAGTATAGATGGGGTGGTGAGAATGTGCGTTCCATGGGGGCAAGGCTTGCTAGGGTTGAAGGCACGGTTGAGGATGACATTCAGGACTTTGTAGGAGCTAGCCGCACGAAGTGTTATTCTTACACACTCAAACCTGGAGCCAAGGTGAGCTAAGTGACATTTTATTTAGTGATAAATTAACCACATCAAAAATTGATCTCAGTAGCAAAAATAAAACACGCACCCTTTTATTGGAAAATTATTTGGTAGGGCCTATCGGTAGGGGATTTTTATTTTTACatcttaaattatttaaaaaaattcgaAAATTAATTATCATGTAGATCATCATAGTGCtataatatatacatttttttagcTCTGAAAACTGAAAATGGCAGATTCGAAAGGTCGATGATCTCAGGCAAAGGCTGAGGATGAGAGGCTTCCGATGCAACCTCTTCTTTACACGAGCTGCATCCAGGTTGAATGTGGTGCCATTGTACGCTTCAAGAGCACAAGCTCTAAGGTTAGGCTCCCTTCATTCAATAACAATAACTGTAGTGTAGTATCTGGGCAACATCCAAATCAATTTAATTACAACGAACCAatataattcaattcaattacaAAAAATTAGATTGgatttaaataattgaattggATCGGATGAGAGACAACAttgttaaaatatatattaaaatccaACAAACGATTGAATTcaattacatataatatatatttaaaacaatatttatatttcttttaatatattattattggcTAACTATTAGTCTTCTCTTACACAATTTCACACCTAATTAGAGAAGAAAACACTAAAAATACGCATCTATTTCTTTATTCTCTCATTTTCAATACTACTTCAAGCTTTTAGTTAAATTAAAATTGTAAAGATTGataattttatgtattttgaacCTAAATAAATAGTATTGTTTAGTTTTTAagtgatttttttttgtatatttttaagttAATATTAAAACTCAAGTTCCAACtcagtttaaaaaaaaaccagGTTCCAACTCGAAATCTATCTAATTACAAAACCGAACTAATCCAATTActaattggattggattttgaTGCTTAATTGGATTAAATTGGATGATTTTCAAAATTcaacttttaattaaattggattggattttgatgtttaattggattagattggaTGATTTTCAAATTTCAACTTTTAATTGAATTGGATTGAATTAGTACAAAAAGATTGGATCGGATGCGGGACATGATGTAAAATGACCCTTAatgttgtgtgaaagtaagtaaatgtctatgtttttaattttgtagtaaaatagcctaatcatctatttaatatcacatattaccaaatacaccCTTTAACAATttactattttattttaaatattttaatattatagtatatgtatattagttttgtttaattagtttttattttaaagttattttgattttttttcgttttttatgggttgttgaataatatatcataccacaaaatatatatactgagttgaaaaataatatactatcaaaacttacaaaattattactcaaaaatgaatatactatgctaacaaagttatatactaccattaaaatgtatatatcatgatacaaaattatatactacaactatgtataataaaatagaaattaaatatcacaaaaaaaaaattatataccacaccacaaaaaacatatacactaattggaaaataatataccaacaacctataaaaaaattaaaaaatcaatataactttaaaataaaaactaattaaacaaaactaatatacatataccactatattaaagtcatacagtcctaaataaattataaaaaatgacaattaggtaatcaacaatgtaaaagggtcatttatctacaatttaaaaaattagcACATTAACTTCTTGATGGCTTTAATTAATTTGggtcatttcctataatttctccTATCCCTTATTGTATTAAACTGGACTCAACCCTTATTGTATTAAACTGGACTCATCACTGTCATTGCTACGTAGGTATCTTTCCGTTCGGTGGGGTATTGAACTCTCTAAAATGGTCGTCTTCAGTGGAGAAAGAGGGGACACTGATACCGAAGACTTGCTGGCTGGCCTTCAGAAGAACATAATATTAATAGGCTCTGTCGAGTATGGCAGCGAAAAGTTTCTTCGAAGCACAGACAGTTACAAAAGAGAAGATATTGTCCCACAAAATAGCCCTAATATTGCCATTTCAGAGAGTTATGAGGCACATCATATCACACAAGCTCTAGAAGCTCTTGGAATCCAGTGATTTTAGATTTATTCCTCTACTATTTTATCTTGATTGAATACATCTTCATATATACTTGGCAGTGCAAGCA from Humulus lupulus chromosome 5, drHumLupu1.1, whole genome shotgun sequence encodes the following:
- the LOC133777536 gene encoding sucrose-phosphate synthase 4, producing the protein MCWRIWHLARKKKQIAWDDAQRLAKRRIEREQGRHDAAEDLSELSEGEKDISYKGDHKDASSTTFDHNVITRINSEIQIWPDHDHDDSIKSSSSRNLYIVLISMHGLVRGQNMELGRDSDTGGQVKYVVELARALANTNGVYRVDLLTRQITSTDVDSSYGEPNEMLCCPTDAAGSCGAYIVRLPCGPRNEYIPKESLWPHIQEFVDGALAHVVNMARVLGDQVNAGKPTWPYVIHGHYADGGEAAARLSAALNVPMVMTGHSLGRNKFEQLLKQGRFSKEDINATYRIMRRIEAEELAIDAAEMVVTSTRQEIDEQWGLYDGFDLKLERKLRVRRRRGVSCLGRYMPRMVVIPPGMDFSNLTTTTDITESDTADLKSLINSGRGQPKANLPPIWSEIMRFFTNPHKPIILALSRPDPKKNVTTLLKAYGECQALRELANLTLILGNRDDIEEMHNSSSVVLTTVLKLIDRYDLYGQVAYPKHHKQHDVPEIYRLAAKTKGVFINPALVEPFGLTIIEAAAYGLPVVATKNGGPVDILKALNNGVLVDPHDHKAIEDALLKLVADKNLWLDCRKNGLKNIHKFSWIEHCRNYLSHVEHCRNRHPTSRLEIMPVPEEPMSDSLKDVQDLSLRFSVEATVDFNASENLDPATRQKELIEAITRSRSKASSNGNAGTTAYCPGRRQRLFVIAIDCYNEGNGDFAESLLQPILKNVMKAAGLGGRTGFVLVTGSSLGETVEALKRCQINVQELDVLVCSSGSEMYYPWTDMVADGDYESHIEYRWGGENVRSMGARLARVEGTVEDDIQDFVGASRTKCYSYTLKPGAKIRKVDDLRQRLRMRGFRCNLFFTRAASRLNVVPLYASRAQALRYLSVRWGIELSKMVVFSGERGDTDTEDLLAGLQKNIILIGSVEYGSEKFLRSTDSYKREDIVPQNSPNIAISESYEAHHITQALEALGIQ